The Starkeya sp. ORNL1 DNA window ATCTGCTGGAGGCGGCGGGGCGACCGGTGCCGAGGAGCCTCAGCGAGCTCGCCGAGACCGCAAAGCTGGTGCAGGCGCGCCAGCGGGCGGCCGGCGATCCCGGCTTCTGGGGCTATGTCTGGCAGGGCAGGGCGTATGAGGGACTGACCGTCAACGCCCTGGAATGGATCGCCTCCAGCGGAGGGGGCACCATCATCGACGACGCCGGCAAGGTCACCATCGACAATCCCGCGGCCGAAGACGCGCTCATCACCGCGGCCGGCTTTGTCGGCACCGTCAGTCCGCGCGGCGTGCTGAACTATACCGAGGAAGAGGCGCGCGGCGTGTTCCAGTCCGGCCACGCGCTGTTCATGCGCAACTGGCCCTATGTCTGGGCGCTGGGCCAGAGTGCGGACAGCACCGTGAAGGACCGGATCGGCTTTGCGCCGCTTCCGGCCGGAGGGCCGCAGGACACGCCGCACGCCGTGCTCGGCGGTCAGTTGCTGGCGGTCTCGGCCTATTCGGCGAACCGGGAACTCGCCATCGACCTCGTCATGCATCTGACGGGACGCGAGGAACAGAAGCGCCGCGCGCTCGCCGGCTCGTTGAACCCCACCATCCCCGCGCTGTTCGATGATGCCGATATCCGGCGGGATGCTCCGTTCATCGCGCAGTTGCGGCCCATCTTCGAACAGGCGGTTGCCCGCCCCTCGGCCGTGGCCAAGGCCAGCTACAACAAGGTTTCGGCGCGCTTCTTCGACGCCGTTCACCAGGTACTCTCCGGCACCCTCGACTCGGCGCCGGCGCTGGAGCGGCTCGCCCAGGCACTGCGTCGCGAAGAGGCGCGTCGGGGTTGGGGGCGGTGAGCGGCGGGGCGACGTCCGCCCGCAGCGGTGGGCTCGCCCGATCGCGGGCGCGGGCGGCATGGATGCTGGTCGCCCCGGCTCTCATCGTGCTCGCCGCCATTGCCGGATGGCCGCTCGCACGGACCATCTGGTTCAGTTTCACCGATGCCGAACTGAGCGATTTCTCCCACTACGCCTTTGTCGGCTTCGCCAATTATCTCGGCCGCTTCGAGGGCGATTGGGACGGGGTGCTCGCAGATCCGGTCTGGTGGGGCGCATTGTGGAACACGCTGTGGTTCGCCCTGATATCGGTCTCGTTGGAGACATTGCTCGGCCTCGTCTTTGCGCTGGTGCTCGCCGTCCGTTTCCCGGGGCGCGGAATGCTGCGTGCCATCGTGCTCATCCCCTGGGCGATCCCGACCGTGGTCTCGGCGCGCATGTGGGGCTGGATGCTCAACGACCAGTTCGGCATCGTGAACGATCTGCTGATGAGGCTCGGCGTGATCGCGGAGCCGGTCGCCTGGACAGCGGACGCCGGCACCGCGCTCTGGGCCGTCATCATCGTCGATGTGTGGAAAACGACGCCCTTCATGGCGCTGCTGATTCTCGCCGCGCTCGAGATGCTGCCGAGCGACATTTATGAAGCGGCGCGCCTCGACGGCGTGCGTCCGCTCGAGCTGTTCATGCGAGTGACACTTCCGCTGATCCGGCCGGCGCTGCTCGTCGCCGTCGCCTTCCGCAGCCTCGACGCGCTGCGCATGTTCGACCTGATCTATGTGCTGACCGCCGGCGGCTCCGACACCATGACGATATCGAGCTATGCGCGGCAGCAACTCGTCGATTTCCAGGAGGTCGGCCTCGGCTCGGCGGCGGCGACGCTGGTCTTTCTCGCGATCGCCCTGGTGACGGTCGCCTGCCTGACGGCGAACCGGGTGCGCACCGCCGCGGAGGAGACGCGATGAGGCTGGCGAAACGCATCGGCTTCTGGCTGCTGGTCGCCGCTATCGCGGCCTTCTCGCTGCTGCCTTTCCTCTATGCCGTCGTCACCTCGCTGCGTGCCGGCTCCGAGCTATTCACCGTCGCCTATTGGCCCTCGCGCCCCACGCTGTCGAACTATGCCGCGGTCTTCACGCAGCAGCCCTTCGGCCGCAACATACTGAACTCGGTCATCGTTGCCGCAGCCGTGGTTGCCCTCTCCCTCGCGCTCGGCACGATGGCGGCCTTCGCCTTCGGTCGCATTGCCTTCCGCGGGCGGAGCGCGCTGCTTGCGGCGATCCTTGCGGCGTCGATGTTTCCGCAGGTTGCCGTGCTTTCCGGCCTGTTCGAGCTGATCCGCGCGCTCGGGCTCTATAATCGCCTGCCGGGTCTCATCCTCGCCGACCTGTTGCTGACGCTGCCGTTCACCGTCTGGATGCTGACGGCATTCATGCGCGACCTGCCGAAGGAGATCGAGGAGGCGGCCATGGTCGATGGCGCCGGCACACTCACCATATTGTGGCGGATCTTCCTGCCGATGATGGGGCCGGCGACGGTCTCGACCGGCCTGCTCGCCTTCATGGTGGCCTGGAACGAGTTCCTGTTCGCCCTGACATTCACGCTCACCGACGCCCAGCGCACAGTGCCGGTGGCGATCGCCCTGATGACGGGATCGAGCGCCTTCGAGTTGCCATGGGGGATGATCATGGCCGCCTCGGTCGTCGTGACACTGCCGATCATCGCTCTGGTGCTCGCCTTCCAGCACCGCATCGTCGCTGGGCTCACTGCTGGCGCGATCAAGGGGTGAGGGTATCACCACGGCACAGCGATCCGCTCTATTGAGCGGTAGCCGTCGCGGCCGGCAAAACATCGGCGCTCGGAGCGGAACTCATCGCGACCTCATCCGTTCCGCTAGAGCATGCTCCGCAAAAGTTGGGAGACTTTTGCGATAAGAACATGCTCCAGGGTATTGAATCTAGAGCACTATCTTATCGCCGGATGGTTCCGGGCGGGTAGGGCTCTAGGACAGTCCAGAAGCTGCGGAAATGGGAGGTCGAAATGAGAGTGGGCGAAGCCATGACGCGCGACGTGCGCATCACCAATCCCGACCAGACGATCCAGCAAGCCGCCCTGATGATGGCGAGCCTCGATGCCGGCGTGCTGCCGGTCGCCGACCATGACCGTCTCGTCGGCATGATCACCGATCGCGACATCGCGATCCGCGGGATCGCGGCCGGCAAGGGTCCGGACGCCAGGGTACGCGACGTGATGACCGCCGACGTCAAATACTGCTTCGACGATCAGGACGTCGGTGATGTCACCCGCAATATGGGCGACATCCAGGTCCGGCGGCTGCCCGTGGTCGATCGCGAAAAGCGTCTGGTCGGCATTCTCTCGCTTGGCGACATTGCCGTGAGCAGCGGTGGCGACGATGCGGCCGGCGAGGCGCTGAAGGGCATTTCGCGGCACGGCGGCGCGCATTGCCAGAGCGCCGCCTGAGCGAGCGCCCCGCGCCAGCTTCTAGTCTTCCACCCGTTCCCAGCCTTGCGGGGCGAGGCGTTCCTGGGGCAGGAAGCGGCGCTTGTAGTCCATCTTCGGCGAGCCATC harbors:
- a CDS encoding CBS domain-containing protein, encoding MRVGEAMTRDVRITNPDQTIQQAALMMASLDAGVLPVADHDRLVGMITDRDIAIRGIAAGKGPDARVRDVMTADVKYCFDDQDVGDVTRNMGDIQVRRLPVVDREKRLVGILSLGDIAVSSGGDDAAGEALKGISRHGGAHCQSAA
- a CDS encoding carbohydrate ABC transporter permease, which encodes MRLAKRIGFWLLVAAIAAFSLLPFLYAVVTSLRAGSELFTVAYWPSRPTLSNYAAVFTQQPFGRNILNSVIVAAAVVALSLALGTMAAFAFGRIAFRGRSALLAAILAASMFPQVAVLSGLFELIRALGLYNRLPGLILADLLLTLPFTVWMLTAFMRDLPKEIEEAAMVDGAGTLTILWRIFLPMMGPATVSTGLLAFMVAWNEFLFALTFTLTDAQRTVPVAIALMTGSSAFELPWGMIMAASVVVTLPIIALVLAFQHRIVAGLTAGAIKG
- a CDS encoding ABC transporter substrate-binding protein, coding for MRGVTGAFLIIVAVSTGISLNGAARAADLAIACSALGKERELCLQGIDEWAKRTGNTVHIVSAPNSATERLALYQQLLAARAPDIDVFQIDVVWPGILARDLVDLTEAAGPHAADHLPAMIKSATVDRRLVAMPWFADVGLLYYRKDLLEAAGRPVPRSLSELAETAKLVQARQRAAGDPGFWGYVWQGRAYEGLTVNALEWIASSGGGTIIDDAGKVTIDNPAAEDALITAAGFVGTVSPRGVLNYTEEEARGVFQSGHALFMRNWPYVWALGQSADSTVKDRIGFAPLPAGGPQDTPHAVLGGQLLAVSAYSANRELAIDLVMHLTGREEQKRRALAGSLNPTIPALFDDADIRRDAPFIAQLRPIFEQAVARPSAVAKASYNKVSARFFDAVHQVLSGTLDSAPALERLAQALRREEARRGWGR
- a CDS encoding sugar ABC transporter permease; this encodes MLVAPALIVLAAIAGWPLARTIWFSFTDAELSDFSHYAFVGFANYLGRFEGDWDGVLADPVWWGALWNTLWFALISVSLETLLGLVFALVLAVRFPGRGMLRAIVLIPWAIPTVVSARMWGWMLNDQFGIVNDLLMRLGVIAEPVAWTADAGTALWAVIIVDVWKTTPFMALLILAALEMLPSDIYEAARLDGVRPLELFMRVTLPLIRPALLVAVAFRSLDALRMFDLIYVLTAGGSDTMTISSYARQQLVDFQEVGLGSAAATLVFLAIALVTVACLTANRVRTAAEETR